The genomic stretch GCCCGTGCCCATCGGGAGCGGGTCCGTGACCTGACGAACGGGACCGTGGTCTGCGCTAAATCGTTCGGCAAGGCGGTTGCCTTGGCCCGTTACGAGGACGGCGGACTGCATCCTTTGCGTGTTTTAAAAACCTGATGCCGAGGAACGAATGCCATGTCGATTACCGCTGAGCGGAAAACGGAAGTTATCGGTGATTTCGCGACCCACAAAGGCGATACGGGTTCGCCAGAGGTCCAGGTCGCGATCCTGACCGAGCGCATCACCAACCTGACCGAGCACCTGAAGACCCATAAGAAGGACTTTCACTCGCGCCGTGGCCTTCTGATCATGGTCGGTCAGCGCCGGCGCCTGCTCGACTATCTGAAGCGCAAGGAGAAGCCGCGCTACGACGAGCTGATCAAACGCCTCGGGCTGAGACGGTAGCGAGGCGGGACATGGCGCCAGGACCAGCCACTGCTGGTCTGCTCGGGGCAGCGGGCAACCGCCGCGCTCCCCATATCCCTACGAGAGGCATGCGATTGCGCAACTGGCCGGCGCGATCGGACGAACGGCCGGGCCGACGCAAGGGGCGTGCCGCGCGGGATGACCGCGTGCGCCGTGCCCTTTACGCGGGTCCGGCTTTGGCAAGACGGCCAAGCGAAAGGACTTAGAGACAATGTTTGAAATACACCGCAAGGAA from Kiloniellales bacterium encodes the following:
- the rpsO gene encoding 30S ribosomal protein S15 — its product is MSITAERKTEVIGDFATHKGDTGSPEVQVAILTERITNLTEHLKTHKKDFHSRRGLLIMVGQRRRLLDYLKRKEKPRYDELIKRLGLRR